A single Providencia manganoxydans DNA region contains:
- the tusE gene encoding sulfurtransferase TusE, protein MLLFNGQEIETDSQGYLIDSQQWSEALIPLLAEQENITLTEEHLEIVRFVRAFYLEFNTSPAIRMLVKAVSQQFGEEKGNSRYLYRLFPKGPAKQATKLAGLPKPVKCI, encoded by the coding sequence ATGTTGCTTTTTAACGGTCAAGAAATTGAGACTGATTCTCAGGGCTATCTTATTGATAGCCAACAATGGAGCGAAGCGCTTATCCCTCTACTTGCAGAGCAAGAAAACATTACTCTGACAGAAGAACACCTTGAAATCGTTCGCTTTGTTCGTGCCTTTTATTTGGAGTTTAATACTTCCCCCGCAATCCGCATGTTAGTGAAAGCTGTCTCTCAACAATTTGGAGAGGAAAAAGGAAATAGCCGCTATTTATATCGACTATTCCCTAAAGGCCCAGCTAAGCAAGCAACTAAGCTCGCGGGACTCCCTAAACCCGTAAAATGTATCTAA
- a CDS encoding acylphosphatase, producing MTATGGRLFYIYGRVQGVGFRYQTYHWANQNGIKGYVCNRDDGSVTLAINGSEQDISFVEEWLNAGGPPGAKIDHYFSENWQTDKIADFSVRY from the coding sequence ATGACAGCAACAGGTGGACGTTTATTTTATATCTATGGTCGCGTTCAAGGTGTAGGCTTTCGCTACCAAACCTATCATTGGGCAAATCAAAACGGCATTAAAGGCTATGTATGTAATCGCGATGATGGAAGTGTTACTTTGGCCATTAATGGCTCAGAGCAAGACATTAGTTTTGTCGAAGAATGGCTAAATGCAGGTGGCCCCCCAGGCGCAAAAATTGACCATTATTTCAGCGAAAATTGGCAAACAGATAAAATAGCGGATTTTTCAGTCCGCTATTAA
- the hspQ gene encoding heat shock protein HspQ, translating to MMITSKYGIGQQVRHKLLGYLGVVVDVDAEYSLEQPHDDDDIAANSALRDLPWYHVVMEDDNGDAIHTYLAEAQITYEAADDHPEQPSMDELAESIRSQLQAPRLRN from the coding sequence ATGATGATCACCAGTAAATATGGTATAGGGCAACAAGTTAGGCATAAACTACTCGGCTACCTAGGTGTTGTCGTGGATGTTGATGCAGAATACTCGCTCGAACAACCACACGATGACGACGATATTGCAGCAAATAGCGCATTACGTGATCTGCCTTGGTATCATGTTGTAATGGAGGATGATAACGGCGATGCAATTCATACCTATTTGGCAGAAGCCCAAATTACATATGAAGCCGCTGATGACCATCCAGAGCAACCCTCTATGGACGAATTGGCAGAATCCATTCGCTCACAATTACAAGCACCACGCCTACGTAACTAA
- a CDS encoding CoA-binding protein, with amino-acid sequence MTSQEIAEILRSVNTIALVGASDKKDRPSYEVMEYLLEQGYIVIPVSPKLAGQTLLGQTVYAKLSEIPQPIDMVDVFRNAEAAVGVAHEAVEARAKVLWLQKGVVSEEAQQIALDAGMQCVMDRCPKQEIPALGLEK; translated from the coding sequence ATGACTAGTCAAGAAATTGCAGAAATATTACGTAGCGTTAACACGATTGCACTGGTTGGGGCCAGCGATAAAAAAGATCGGCCAAGTTATGAAGTGATGGAGTATTTATTGGAGCAGGGTTATATCGTGATCCCTGTTAGTCCTAAATTGGCAGGTCAAACTTTATTAGGGCAAACAGTGTACGCTAAATTAAGTGAGATCCCACAACCTATTGATATGGTAGATGTGTTTCGTAATGCTGAAGCAGCGGTAGGAGTCGCCCATGAAGCGGTAGAAGCGAGAGCGAAAGTTCTGTGGTTACAAAAAGGGGTTGTTAGCGAAGAAGCTCAACAGATAGCACTTGATGCGGGTATGCAATGTGTTATGGATAGGTGCCCAAAACAAGAGATCCCAGCGTTAGGGTTAGAAAAATAA
- a CDS encoding methylglyoxal synthase, with amino-acid sequence MESTTRTIKTPKNIALVAHDHCKSSLLAWATKNSEQLKPHQLFGTGTTAKLLTHHTGLNVTGMLSGPMGGDQQIGAMIAEQKIDVLIFFWDPLNAVPHDPDVKALLRLATVWNIPVATNAATADFIITSPYFKGEIDIVIPDYHHYLQERTK; translated from the coding sequence ATGGAATCAACCACTCGTACAATAAAAACCCCTAAGAACATAGCTCTTGTTGCCCATGACCACTGTAAGTCTTCACTACTCGCTTGGGCAACAAAAAATAGTGAACAACTTAAGCCACATCAACTATTTGGAACGGGTACCACCGCTAAATTGCTTACCCATCACACTGGGCTGAATGTAACAGGTATGCTAAGCGGTCCAATGGGTGGTGACCAACAAATTGGCGCTATGATTGCTGAACAAAAAATTGATGTGCTAATCTTCTTTTGGGATCCGTTAAACGCCGTTCCTCATGATCCCGACGTTAAAGCATTATTACGCTTAGCAACGGTTTGGAATATTCCTGTAGCGACTAATGCTGCAACGGCAGATTTTATCATCACCTCCCCTTACTTTAAGGGTGAAATAGATATTGTGATCCCTGACTACCACCACTATCTACAAGAACGTACAAAATAA
- the helD gene encoding DNA helicase IV yields the protein MELKSTQIGQRLAQHPYNRVRLLNAGIEVSGEKHQYLIPFNQLIDIRCKRGIVWGELEFELADEQVVRLHGTEWKQTQRFYHYLNDKWQLWSHEMSEISAQVLATLANSIQQQIQQDKWFSLRELASFRHNITQQFSSLPLPLARVSQFENCSAAYQYCLQWLNNGESCRQRTNQQWCDSILSRYSEFFEHVETSPLNASQALSVINGEDNVLVLAGAGSGKTSVLVARAGWLLLRGLAKADQILLLAFGRKAAQEMNERIQQRLHQDDIEAKTFHALALHIIREGSNKSPVISELETDTQKRGELLLNEWREQCASKKAQAKGWREWLTEELQWDVPEGEFWHDEKISKKVVSRLERWLGLMRMHGGSQKEMIESADEQYKDRFQKRIRLMSPLLKAWKNALKVEGAIDFSGLIHQAINLLEKGRFISPWKHILVDEFQDISPLRAKLLQALRQQNKQTALFAVGDDWQAIYRFSGAELDLTTSFEHNFGEGAQCALDTTYRFNERIGEIANSFILQNPTQLDKPLNSLVKGNKKSVILLYENALERLLDKMSGYVTDDETILCLARYHYLRPDILNKAKTRWPKLNIEFMTIHASKGKQADHVIICGLNQGKDGFPAAPRESVMEQVLLPKHEEFEHAEERRLLYVAMTRAKQQVWLLYNPDEPSDFVEILRQLGVPRQKKP from the coding sequence ATGGAACTGAAATCAACACAGATTGGGCAGCGCCTGGCTCAGCATCCCTATAATCGGGTACGCTTATTAAATGCAGGCATTGAGGTAAGTGGTGAAAAACATCAGTATCTCATCCCTTTTAACCAATTAATTGATATTCGCTGCAAAAGAGGGATTGTTTGGGGAGAGTTGGAATTTGAATTGGCGGACGAGCAAGTTGTCCGCTTACATGGAACGGAGTGGAAGCAAACACAGCGTTTTTATCATTATTTAAATGATAAATGGCAGCTATGGAGCCATGAAATGAGCGAAATTAGTGCTCAAGTGCTTGCAACGCTCGCAAACTCTATTCAACAACAAATACAACAAGATAAATGGTTCAGTCTACGTGAATTAGCATCATTTCGTCACAATATCACCCAACAGTTTTCATCCCTTCCTTTACCGTTGGCTCGCGTAAGCCAATTTGAAAACTGCTCTGCCGCTTATCAGTATTGCTTACAATGGCTGAATAACGGTGAAAGTTGTCGCCAACGGACTAATCAACAGTGGTGCGATTCAATACTGTCACGCTACAGTGAATTTTTCGAACATGTTGAAACATCGCCACTTAACGCTAGCCAAGCACTCTCCGTTATTAACGGTGAAGATAATGTTTTAGTTCTCGCAGGCGCAGGAAGTGGGAAGACGTCAGTACTTGTTGCAAGGGCTGGATGGCTGCTTTTAAGAGGGCTAGCAAAAGCAGATCAAATATTATTACTTGCATTTGGTCGTAAAGCCGCACAAGAAATGAACGAACGTATTCAACAACGTTTACATCAAGATGATATAGAAGCAAAAACCTTCCATGCACTAGCCTTACATATTATTCGTGAAGGTAGCAATAAATCGCCGGTGATCAGTGAACTAGAAACGGATACACAAAAACGAGGGGAGCTATTGCTTAACGAGTGGCGTGAGCAGTGCGCGAGTAAAAAAGCACAAGCAAAAGGCTGGCGTGAATGGTTGACCGAAGAGCTACAATGGGATGTGCCAGAAGGTGAATTTTGGCATGATGAAAAAATCAGTAAAAAAGTTGTTAGCCGCTTAGAACGTTGGTTAGGCTTAATGCGTATGCATGGCGGTAGCCAAAAAGAGATGATCGAATCCGCTGATGAGCAGTATAAAGATCGCTTTCAAAAGCGTATACGATTGATGTCTCCATTATTAAAAGCATGGAAAAACGCCTTAAAAGTTGAAGGTGCCATTGATTTTTCAGGATTAATTCATCAAGCAATTAATTTACTTGAAAAAGGTCGCTTTATTAGTCCATGGAAACATATTTTAGTCGATGAATTTCAAGATATTTCGCCATTAAGAGCTAAATTATTACAAGCGTTGCGTCAGCAAAATAAACAAACCGCACTATTTGCCGTCGGCGACGATTGGCAAGCCATCTATCGTTTCAGTGGCGCTGAGCTGGATCTCACGACATCTTTTGAACACAATTTTGGCGAAGGGGCTCAATGTGCTTTAGATACCACCTATCGTTTTAATGAAAGGATAGGGGAAATTGCCAATAGCTTTATTTTGCAGAATCCTACTCAGCTAGATAAACCTTTAAATAGCTTAGTAAAAGGGAACAAAAAATCAGTTATTTTATTATATGAAAACGCACTAGAACGCTTATTAGATAAAATGAGTGGCTACGTCACGGATGATGAAACTATCTTATGTTTGGCTCGTTATCATTACTTACGACCTGACATTTTAAATAAAGCAAAAACACGTTGGCCAAAACTCAACATTGAATTTATGACAATTCATGCATCTAAAGGTAAGCAAGCTGACCATGTGATCATTTGTGGGCTCAATCAAGGTAAAGATGGGTTTCCTGCTGCACCTAGAGAATCCGTGATGGAGCAGGTATTGTTACCTAAGCATGAAGAGTTTGAGCACGCTGAAGAACGACGGCTTTTGTATGTGGCAATGACGCGTGCAAAACAGCAAGTATGGTTACTTTATAACCCTGATGAACCTTCAGACTTTGTCGAAATACTGAGGCAACTAGGCGTTCCTAGACAGAAAAAGCCATAG
- the yccS gene encoding YccS family putative transporter, translating into MLTLLTSYRRVLYNSHALYYIRILIALTGTTLFPWLLGQDPKVTIPLTLGMVAAALTDLDDRLTGRLKNLVITLLCFFIASVSIELLFPHPILFFFGLALSTCGFILLGALGQRYATIAFGALLIAIYTMLGVPIFDTWYQQPVLLLTGAVWYNLLTLIGHILFPVRPLQDAITQCYQQLAAYLDAKANLFDPDLEDGYQQSIYDLAIVNSALVNTMNQAKIALLSRLKGDRGQKGTRTTLQYYFVAQDIHERASSSHIQYQQLSRTLRHSDILFRFQRLLTMQARACQQVAQSVLWRKPYQHNPRFEGTFSYLENSLQLLKQQSPDFHEVKALYNLLKNLKGIDVQLRGLSLEQSSRQQNTKQLEQLSDESLSGFSDIVARFKHHLTPKSALFRHAVRMSLLLCTGYGIIQLFDLERGYWILLTSLFVCQPNYNATKRRLALRIIGTIIGILVGLPLLNFIPSMEGQLTLIVISGLLFFVFRSSQYAQATLFITLLVLFCFNLLGEGFEVALPRIIDTLIGCFIAFLAVSFIWPDWKFRQLPQVVQKTMDSNCRYLDAILQQYYQGKDNSLEYRVARRDAHNNDAEFASVVSNMATDPKSYKVTQEQAFRLLCLNHTLLSYISAFGAHREQIHNEENLAILSDAICYVETSLQIATLDAHSEEKSECLRESITHRIDNITASDDEKTGLIMEQTRLLLELIPEIKSMIKQINAPLSSSSETNTA; encoded by the coding sequence GTGTTAACGCTGCTTACCAGTTATCGTCGTGTTTTATATAACAGCCATGCTTTATATTATATCCGAATATTGATTGCCCTGACAGGGACGACACTGTTCCCTTGGTTATTAGGTCAAGATCCTAAAGTCACGATACCACTCACGTTAGGTATGGTTGCCGCGGCACTCACTGACTTAGATGATAGACTAACTGGCCGTTTAAAAAACCTTGTCATTACCCTGTTATGCTTTTTTATCGCATCCGTTTCAATTGAGCTACTTTTTCCTCACCCAATTTTGTTCTTTTTTGGGTTAGCACTTTCAACTTGCGGCTTTATATTGCTAGGTGCATTGGGGCAACGCTATGCGACCATTGCCTTTGGTGCTTTATTGATTGCTATTTATACCATGTTGGGTGTTCCCATTTTTGATACTTGGTATCAACAACCTGTTTTACTGCTAACGGGTGCAGTTTGGTACAATTTATTGACTTTAATTGGTCATATTCTCTTTCCTGTTCGCCCGTTACAAGATGCAATTACTCAATGCTATCAACAGCTCGCAGCCTACCTAGATGCCAAAGCAAATTTATTTGACCCAGACTTAGAAGATGGTTATCAACAATCTATCTATGATTTAGCTATTGTTAATAGCGCGTTAGTCAACACCATGAATCAAGCTAAAATAGCGCTTCTCAGTCGATTAAAAGGCGATAGAGGACAAAAAGGGACACGTACTACATTACAATATTACTTTGTTGCACAAGATATTCACGAGCGAGCCAGCTCATCCCATATTCAATATCAGCAATTGAGTCGCACATTGCGCCATAGTGATATTCTATTTCGTTTTCAGCGCTTACTGACCATGCAAGCAAGGGCCTGCCAACAAGTCGCACAATCAGTATTGTGGCGTAAACCTTATCAACATAACCCGCGCTTCGAAGGTACTTTCAGCTATCTTGAAAACTCACTTCAGCTCTTAAAACAACAATCACCTGATTTTCATGAGGTAAAAGCCCTTTATAACCTACTCAAGAATTTAAAAGGAATTGATGTACAGTTGAGAGGGCTTAGTCTTGAACAAAGTTCACGACAACAAAATACAAAACAGCTTGAACAACTATCAGATGAATCACTATCTGGCTTCAGTGATATTGTGGCGCGTTTTAAACATCATTTAACCCCTAAATCGGCACTATTTCGCCACGCAGTCAGGATGTCACTACTGCTATGTACAGGTTATGGCATTATTCAATTGTTTGACTTGGAAAGAGGTTACTGGATCCTCTTAACTAGCCTATTCGTTTGTCAACCCAATTATAACGCCACCAAACGACGCCTAGCTTTACGTATTATAGGAACCATTATTGGGATCCTCGTTGGGCTACCGCTGTTAAACTTTATCCCTTCAATGGAAGGGCAACTGACACTAATCGTGATCTCAGGATTACTGTTCTTTGTTTTCCGCAGTAGTCAGTATGCACAAGCCACACTGTTTATTACCTTACTAGTCCTCTTTTGCTTTAATTTATTAGGTGAAGGGTTTGAAGTCGCACTTCCTCGCATTATCGATACTTTAATAGGTTGCTTTATCGCATTTTTGGCGGTGAGCTTTATTTGGCCTGATTGGAAATTTCGCCAATTACCACAAGTGGTACAAAAAACCATGGATAGCAACTGTCGCTACTTAGATGCCATCTTACAACAATACTATCAAGGTAAAGATAATAGCCTTGAATACCGAGTAGCACGCCGTGATGCACATAACAATGATGCAGAGTTTGCCTCTGTCGTTTCTAACATGGCAACCGACCCTAAATCCTACAAAGTAACTCAGGAACAAGCTTTTAGGCTTCTATGCCTTAATCATACTTTGCTGAGTTATATTTCCGCATTTGGTGCTCACCGAGAACAAATACACAATGAAGAAAATCTTGCTATTTTAAGTGATGCAATCTGTTATGTTGAAACATCACTGCAAATCGCCACATTAGATGCCCATTCAGAAGAAAAGTCGGAATGCTTACGTGAAAGCATTACTCACCGAATTGACAATATTACTGCGAGTGACGATGAAAAAACTGGATTAATTATGGAGCAAACAAGATTATTGCTTGAACTCATCCCTGAAATTAAATCCATGATTAAACAGATTAATGCGCCTCTTAGTTCTTCAAGTGAAACCAATACGGCATAA
- a CDS encoding TfoX/Sxy family DNA transformation protein, which yields MSLMEKNDYWLDQLLKRFGEIKRKNHFGGDCLIIDNAIIGLILEGWFYLRGCLFARSYFESINLERLIFSKKGIPLELRYYRVSEQIWHNEELLMHCIDLAYRSALEEKKIKLSMVTRIKDLPNMNMSVERALGKIGIHKAEDLREIGAKACFLKLKQFGRFPPSIKLLIGLAGAIEGYHSAVLPTPIKQELINWYNSVG from the coding sequence ATGTCTTTAATGGAAAAAAATGATTATTGGTTAGATCAACTATTAAAACGTTTTGGGGAAATTAAACGGAAGAATCATTTTGGCGGTGATTGTCTCATTATTGATAACGCAATTATTGGTCTTATATTAGAAGGATGGTTTTATTTAAGGGGATGTTTGTTCGCGAGAAGTTACTTTGAATCTATTAACTTAGAACGCTTGATTTTCAGTAAAAAGGGTATCCCACTTGAGTTACGTTACTATCGTGTTTCAGAGCAAATTTGGCACAACGAAGAACTGTTAATGCACTGCATTGACTTAGCTTATCGTTCCGCGCTTGAGGAGAAGAAGATAAAGCTATCAATGGTAACAAGGATCAAAGATCTTCCTAATATGAATATGTCGGTTGAAAGAGCGCTCGGTAAGATAGGTATCCATAAAGCGGAGGATTTACGTGAAATAGGGGCTAAGGCTTGTTTTCTAAAATTAAAACAATTTGGGCGTTTTCCTCCAAGTATTAAATTATTAATTGGATTGGCTGGGGCGATAGAAGGTTACCATAGTGCTGTTTTACCAACACCAATTAAACAAGAGCTAATTAACTGGTACAACAGCGTAGGGTGA
- the sulA gene encoding SOS-induced cell division inhibitor SulA, with amino-acid sequence MAIYSWNKITEHSVNHYAQTMSSITQTGNALQQGMVSELIYDEKHPIMDCILLPMLRQFGIQSRWLLWLSPNKKLSRHWLEQSGLPTNKIMQLNNMASITTIEAMEKALRSGNYSVVLGWLPELSEQDFCRLQNAAQEGHSIGFIMRPQKTHNIAGIHSGQQNNLKIHSNYYH; translated from the coding sequence ATGGCTATCTATTCTTGGAATAAAATAACTGAACATTCTGTAAACCACTATGCTCAAACAATGTCTTCAATAACCCAAACGGGTAATGCGCTACAGCAAGGTATGGTGAGTGAACTCATCTATGATGAAAAACATCCTATTATGGATTGTATTTTACTGCCTATGTTGCGCCAGTTCGGTATACAGTCACGTTGGTTGCTTTGGTTAAGCCCGAATAAAAAGCTGAGCCGTCATTGGCTAGAGCAATCTGGTTTGCCTACTAATAAAATCATGCAGTTAAATAATATGGCTTCAATCACAACTATTGAGGCAATGGAAAAAGCACTGAGAAGTGGTAATTACAGTGTAGTGTTAGGTTGGCTTCCAGAATTAAGTGAGCAGGATTTTTGTCGATTACAAAATGCAGCGCAAGAAGGTCATTCTATTGGTTTTATTATGCGCCCACAAAAAACACATAATATCGCGGGTATCCATTCTGGACAGCAAAATAACCTAAAAATTCACTCTAACTATTATCACTAG
- the ompA gene encoding porin OmpA: MKKTAIAVAVAVAAFATVAQAAPKDNTWYTGAKLGWSHYEDTKFTPVDRTDSVGNSTDRDTFGAGAYAGYQYNQYMGFELGYDWFGKMKYKGAGNSGDLKSMGVSLTTKLSYPVMDDLDVYTRLGGMVWRTDVKANQEGFDKYKENDTGVSPVYALGVEYAITPNWATRLDYQWVSNIGDKDNLGVRPDNGMLSVGLAYRFNQEAAPVVEPAPVVEPAPVVENKRFTLRSDVLFNFNKATLKPEGQQALNELYNELSSIDPTQGRVLVVGFTDRIGSQNYNLPLSQKRAQSVVDYLVSKGVPASAIAAEGRGKEDPVTGNKCDDVKGRAALIECLAPDRRVEIEIQGTTEVVTQPGA, encoded by the coding sequence ATGAAAAAGACAGCTATCGCAGTAGCAGTGGCAGTAGCAGCTTTCGCAACTGTTGCGCAGGCAGCTCCAAAAGACAACACTTGGTATACAGGTGCTAAACTGGGTTGGTCTCACTATGAAGATACCAAATTCACACCAGTTGACCGTACTGACTCTGTAGGTAACAGCACTGATCGTGATACTTTCGGTGCTGGTGCATACGCAGGTTACCAATACAACCAGTACATGGGCTTTGAGCTTGGTTATGACTGGTTTGGTAAAATGAAATACAAAGGTGCTGGTAACAGCGGCGACCTGAAATCTATGGGTGTGTCTCTGACTACCAAACTGAGCTATCCAGTAATGGATGACTTAGACGTTTACACTCGTTTAGGTGGTATGGTTTGGCGTACAGACGTTAAAGCTAACCAAGAAGGCTTTGATAAATACAAAGAAAACGACACTGGCGTTTCTCCTGTATACGCACTGGGTGTTGAATATGCAATCACTCCAAACTGGGCAACTCGTTTAGATTACCAATGGGTTAGCAACATCGGTGATAAAGACAACCTAGGCGTACGTCCTGACAATGGCATGCTGAGCGTTGGTCTAGCATACCGTTTCAACCAAGAAGCAGCTCCAGTTGTTGAGCCAGCTCCAGTTGTTGAGCCAGCTCCAGTTGTTGAGAACAAGCGTTTCACTCTGCGTTCAGACGTTCTGTTCAACTTCAACAAAGCAACTCTGAAACCAGAAGGTCAGCAAGCGCTGAACGAACTGTATAACGAACTGAGCAGCATCGACCCAACTCAAGGTCGCGTACTGGTAGTTGGTTTCACAGACCGTATCGGTTCACAAAACTACAACCTGCCACTGTCACAAAAACGTGCTCAGTCAGTAGTTGATTACCTGGTATCTAAAGGCGTTCCAGCAAGTGCAATCGCTGCTGAAGGTCGTGGTAAAGAAGATCCAGTAACTGGTAACAAATGTGACGACGTTAAAGGCCGTGCAGCTCTGATCGAGTGTCTGGCTCCAGACCGTCGCGTTGAAATCGAAATTCAAGGTACAACTGAAGTTGTAACTCAACCAGGTGCTTAA
- the matP gene encoding macrodomain Ter protein MatP: MKYQQLENLECGWKWEYLVKKSRNGETITRYIERSAEEEAISSLLKMENQPTDVLKWISLHMDPQLDNRMKQSIRARRKRHFNAEQQHTRKKSIDLNFSVWQRLSNLAVKRNKTLSETIIQLIEDAEHKDKYESQMSSLKQDLQAILGNSKQ; encoded by the coding sequence ATGAAATATCAGCAGCTTGAAAATCTGGAATGTGGCTGGAAATGGGAATATCTGGTCAAAAAATCTAGAAATGGTGAAACAATCACCCGCTATATCGAAAGAAGTGCGGAAGAAGAAGCCATCAGTTCACTACTGAAAATGGAAAACCAGCCCACGGATGTTCTAAAGTGGATTTCATTGCATATGGATCCGCAATTAGATAATCGGATGAAACAAAGCATTCGAGCTAGACGGAAACGCCACTTTAACGCAGAGCAACAACATACTAGAAAGAAATCAATCGATCTCAATTTTTCAGTATGGCAGCGTTTATCTAACCTTGCCGTAAAACGTAATAAAACACTATCTGAGACGATCATCCAGTTGATCGAAGATGCTGAACATAAAGATAAGTACGAAAGCCAGATGAGTTCGTTAAAACAAGACCTTCAAGCGATATTAGGGAATAGTAAACAATAA
- a CDS encoding GhoT/OrtT family toxin — MSTFECILLVYGIGGVCSALVTLLLTKDPNIFMRLLSALLIGLTWPMSFPVVLLFSLF; from the coding sequence ATGTCCACATTCGAATGCATACTCCTAGTATACGGGATAGGCGGTGTATGCTCTGCGCTTGTAACACTACTCCTGACAAAAGATCCTAATATTTTTATGAGACTACTCAGTGCGCTACTTATTGGTTTAACGTGGCCAATGTCATTTCCCGTCGTACTGTTATTTTCTTTATTCTAA
- a CDS encoding Lon protease family protein — translation MISQELTWQGLTPDLMPYQANFVSSDTLTPTTLSEIQPRLFDSIARFIKENARTRFMFIKSDESEGYLQTFAEAISPLLTHFSPINGDYQLTDNEQTFKWCSDLDGRFSSRTSIAYRHWIEPEQLFGYVTPSRQLIPGLLHHVNGGVLILSAAALVSQPLMWQRLQSMVANRQLEWLPFSDTQPLPIEIEPQPLDLKLIIVGDRLELEEFEYTHSNLFDNALYGEYEPVMFFDDEEQLTLWMRYIKSIIVTNQLPEISADGWPALIHQATRFCEDKFNLPLDTHWITRRLTDASHYQTDNIMGHEAFTQAVENRLWRHSFLSERSQDDILQEQVFIKTEGEVIGQINGLSVLQYPGYPEALGEPSRITCVAHLGDGEFIDVERKAELGGNIHAKGMMIMQAYLNYELKLEQPQPFSASIVFEQSYGEVDGDSASLAELCALISALALQPIDQQIAVTGSVDQFGYVQPIGGVNEKIEGFYDICAKRGLTGNQGVIIPMANVRHLCTNEAVTNSVKEGQFHIWPVEHVAQAITLLTRQPYFEQQVEGDNVHLLALIQERINQANSPEKPKLPWFLKWLG, via the coding sequence GTGATCAGTCAAGAACTAACATGGCAAGGCCTAACCCCCGACTTAATGCCGTATCAGGCTAATTTTGTCTCCTCAGATACCCTGACACCCACGACTTTGTCAGAAATCCAACCAAGACTGTTTGACAGTATTGCGCGTTTTATTAAAGAAAACGCAAGGACTCGATTTATGTTTATCAAGTCCGATGAAAGTGAAGGTTATCTACAGACATTTGCCGAAGCAATCAGCCCTTTACTGACACATTTTTCGCCAATTAATGGTGACTATCAGCTTACCGATAACGAGCAAACATTTAAATGGTGCTCTGATCTTGATGGACGCTTTTCAAGCCGTACAAGTATCGCTTACCGTCATTGGATCGAACCTGAGCAATTGTTTGGCTACGTTACCCCATCAAGACAACTCATTCCAGGCCTATTACACCATGTTAATGGTGGTGTATTAATTTTGTCGGCGGCGGCGCTAGTCTCTCAACCTCTAATGTGGCAGAGATTACAAAGCATGGTTGCGAATCGCCAACTTGAATGGCTACCATTTTCGGATACTCAACCTCTTCCAATAGAGATTGAGCCACAGCCACTTGATCTAAAATTGATCATTGTTGGTGATAGACTCGAACTCGAAGAGTTTGAATATACGCATTCAAATCTGTTTGATAACGCTCTTTACGGTGAATATGAGCCTGTCATGTTCTTTGATGATGAAGAACAATTGACGCTATGGATGCGTTACATCAAATCAATTATTGTCACAAATCAGCTTCCTGAGATTAGTGCTGATGGTTGGCCTGCACTTATTCACCAAGCCACTCGGTTTTGTGAAGATAAATTTAATTTACCCTTAGACACTCATTGGATAACACGTAGATTAACGGATGCCTCCCATTATCAGACAGATAATATCATGGGTCATGAGGCATTTACTCAAGCCGTAGAAAACCGTTTGTGGCGTCATAGTTTCCTTTCTGAACGCTCTCAAGATGATATCTTACAAGAGCAAGTTTTCATTAAAACAGAAGGCGAGGTCATAGGCCAAATCAACGGATTATCTGTTTTACAGTATCCAGGTTACCCAGAAGCATTAGGTGAGCCTTCACGTATCACCTGTGTTGCTCATTTAGGTGATGGTGAATTCATTGATGTTGAACGCAAAGCTGAACTCGGTGGAAATATTCATGCTAAAGGCATGATGATCATGCAAGCCTATTTAAATTATGAGCTAAAATTAGAGCAACCTCAGCCATTCTCAGCGTCAATTGTTTTTGAGCAATCATATGGTGAGGTAGATGGTGATAGCGCTTCACTCGCTGAGCTATGTGCTCTCATTAGTGCACTAGCACTTCAGCCTATCGATCAACAAATTGCGGTGACCGGTTCCGTTGATCAGTTCGGTTATGTCCAACCGATTGGTGGCGTTAATGAGAAGATCGAGGGTTTTTATGATATTTGTGCTAAACGTGGGCTAACGGGAAATCAAGGGGTGATCATCCCAATGGCAAATGTTCGCCATCTGTGTACCAATGAAGCTGTGACGAATTCGGTTAAAGAAGGTCAATTTCATATTTGGCCTGTTGAACATGTTGCTCAAGCGATTACCTTACTCACTCGACAGCCTTATTTTGAGCAACAAGTTGAAGGCGACAACGTACACTTGTTAGCTCTAATTCAAGAACGTATAAACCAAGCAAATTCGCCAGAAAAGCCAAAACTACCTTGGTTCCTAAAATGGCTCGGCTGA